From Pseudomonadota bacterium:
TATGAACCCAATAACCACGATCAGCACAAATCCAGACAATCAGAATCGCAAAACAGACTGATTTAATAAAGCACATGCGGATATCCGCCGCCAGGACCGATGATTTCATCGTCGCCATGTAGGCACCTTCACTCCCCCCCAGCAGCCGCACCCCCACCAGAAAACCACCCATGAGGCCGACAATGTTAAAGATGGCGGTCAGCAGCGGCAAAGTAATAAGGCTGGCAACAACTTTTGGCGAGATAAGATAACGGTAAGGATCAATAGCCATACACTCAAGAGCATCAATCTGCTCTGAAATTCTCATGATCCCAACTTCGGCACAGATGGAAGAACCAACCCGTCCGGTCACCATCAGCCCGGTTAACACCGGTCCCAGTTCCCTGACCAGGCTTAAGGCCACCGCTGAACCGAGAGCCCCCTCGGCACCAAACATCCTCAGGGTATAATATCCCTGGAGGCCCAGAACCATGCCGACAAAAGCCCCGGTGAAAAATATCACCGTAAAAGACGTCGCCCCAATCACATGAATCTGTTTGATGATCGGCATAATTTTAAAAGGCGGCCGAAAAATCCCGACCACCGACCAGAACAGAAAAACCCCGGCCCGGCCAATTTCTATCAGCGTTCCCAAGGCATTAGCCCCAAGATTTTCCAGCCATTCAATCATTAAATTAAAACCACCCGGTTTCCATCCGGTAACTGCTGTTTCCGGATGGACGATTAGCTCTCAGCTTTCAGCAGCGTAAGCATTCGACTTTGTTTATAAATTGGCAAATTCTTGGACCTAATATCCGTCAATTTTTTTAATTCTCGCGCTAAGCCGCAAAGACCGCGAAGAGTTCAATTTGCTATATCGTCTGTCGTTTTTCTTTGCGCTCTTTGCGTCTTGAGTGAGTGAAACGAACGGGCGCGAGAAAAAAAAATTACGCTGAATAATTACCAGTTTTTTTATTTCTCACAGAGACACGGAGTCACAGAGGGCAAATGACTCGGGTTCTCTGTGACTTTGTGCCTCTGTGAGAGTATTTTTATCTTTTCTGAAAACGTAGTCGAATGTTTACTCAGCAGCCAGCTTAACCATCTGTTTTTCCAATGTATTTCTGACAGCTGGCTACTGATCGCCGAAAGCGTCCATCAGGAAATGAAAGTTTCCGGATGAGCACCACTTCGAAATATTAGAATATGCTTATAATTATTTAACTACTATCGGTCGGCATGTCAACGAAATAGTTGCCGGTTAAAGAAAATTCAGCAAAAGTTTGTAATTTTTTAACTCAACTTTCTGAGTTGTTCTAAAAACAACTGAAAGAAAATTCCAGGGATGTTCCGGCATGGCTCTCACTCATTCTCGCCGGCCGTCCATGGCCGGCTTCCGAGGCGTCCGCCGCGAATCACCTCGTGTGATTCGTTC
This genomic window contains:
- a CDS encoding MlaE family lipid ABC transporter permease subunit is translated as MIEWLENLGANALGTLIEIGRAGVFLFWSVVGIFRPPFKIMPIIKQIHVIGATSFTVIFFTGAFVGMVLGLQGYYTLRMFGAEGALGSAVALSLVRELGPVLTGLMVTGRVGSSICAEVGIMRISEQIDALECMAIDPYRYLISPKVVASLITLPLLTAIFNIVGLMGGFLVGVRLLGGSEGAYMATMKSSVLAADIRMCFIKSVCFAILIVWICADRGYWVHKSRNGFGAEGVSRATTHAVVISSVAILVADYIITSILL